From one Acinonyx jubatus isolate Ajub_Pintada_27869175 chromosome B1, VMU_Ajub_asm_v1.0, whole genome shotgun sequence genomic stretch:
- the LOC113602901 gene encoding uncharacterized protein LOC113602901 isoform X1, whose product MRGGASAGGGACAADMGGRSLRTRDKTSAARAEVDGDSGGGIFPDTPPSPLFSARAESHRWRLPEHGGGVESRPGRRKADCPQLALCAFQEVTRRDVGASQPKALGARRDETGPGACGQVSSGRTQPGPGVPSPSPARAPPAFLSSVGLLASRPGGFFLTCQGSTHPTHAARGETRPVHTPVSILSCCTGVKFTSVPRPPPRSSWIERTTAGHRQGALLIAPCTGHMLGLGTQCPGQERGGSRKYRCGGPAGPLREPHPGGWADLFQKSPWLCGGGDNKGQWQSCTEWGQ is encoded by the exons ATGAGGGGCGGGGCCTCAGCCGGAGGCGGGGCCTGCGCGGCGGATATGGGGGGGCGGAGTCTCCGGACCCGGGACAAGACTTCCGCTGCCCGCGCGGAGGTGGACGGAGACTCCGGCGGTGGAATCTTTCCAGATACCCCGCCCAGTCCTCTCTTTTCT GCTCGTGCCGAGTCCCACCGGTGGAGGCTTCCGGAGCACGGAGGAGGAGTGGAGAGCCGCCCTGGGAG GAGGAAAGCTGATTGTCCTCAACTGGCCCTGTGTGCCTTCCAAGAAGTCACGAGACGGGACGTGGGGGCCTCACAGCCGAAAGCCCTTGGTGCCAGGAGAGACGAGACCGGACCGGGTGCTTGTGGTCAAGTGTCTAGTGGACGGACTCAGCCTGGGCCCGGggtgccctccccctccccagcccgtgCTCCTCCTGCTTTCCTGTCCTCAGTGGGCCTGCTGGCGAGCCGCCCCGGGGGCTTCTTCCTCACCTGCCAGGGATCAACTCACCCCACACACGCTGCCCGGGGGGAGACGAGGCCCGTACACACACCTGTCTCCATCCTGTCATGCTGCACGGGAGTCAAGTTCACGTCTGTCCCACGGCCCCCACCCCGGAGCTCCTGGATAGAAAGGACCACAGCTGGCCATCGGCAGGGTGCACTTCTGATTGCCCCCTGCACTGGGCACATGCTAGGCTTGGGGACACAATGtccagggcaggagagaggaggctcCAGGAAGTACAGGTGTGGTGGCCCAGCAGGGCCACTTCGGGAACCACACCCAGGAGGCTGGGCAGATCTGTTCCAGAAGAGCCCTTGGCTGTGTGGAGGAGGGGACAACAAAGGGCAGTGGCAGTCATGCACAGAATGGGGACAGTGA
- the LOC113602901 gene encoding uncharacterized protein LOC113602901 isoform X2 → MRGGASAGGGACAADMGGRSLRTRDKTSAARAEVDGDSGGGIFPDTPPSPLFSARAESHRWRLPEHGGGVESRPGSPTASSSAGGKLIVLNWPCVPSKKSRDGTWGPHSRKPLVPGETRPDRVLVVKCLVDGLSLGPGCPPPPQPVLLLLSCPQWACWRAAPGASSSPARDQLTPHTLPGGRRGPYTHLSPSCHAARESSSRLSHGPHPGAPG, encoded by the exons ATGAGGGGCGGGGCCTCAGCCGGAGGCGGGGCCTGCGCGGCGGATATGGGGGGGCGGAGTCTCCGGACCCGGGACAAGACTTCCGCTGCCCGCGCGGAGGTGGACGGAGACTCCGGCGGTGGAATCTTTCCAGATACCCCGCCCAGTCCTCTCTTTTCT GCTCGTGCCGAGTCCCACCGGTGGAGGCTTCCGGAGCACGGAGGAGGAGTGGAGAGCCGCCCTGGGAG TCCCACGGCCTCGTCTTCTGCAGGAGGAAAGCTGATTGTCCTCAACTGGCCCTGTGTGCCTTCCAAGAAGTCACGAGACGGGACGTGGGGGCCTCACAGCCGAAAGCCCTTGGTGCCAGGAGAGACGAGACCGGACCGGGTGCTTGTGGTCAAGTGTCTAGTGGACGGACTCAGCCTGGGCCCGGggtgccctccccctccccagcccgtgCTCCTCCTGCTTTCCTGTCCTCAGTGGGCCTGCTGGCGAGCCGCCCCGGGGGCTTCTTCCTCACCTGCCAGGGATCAACTCACCCCACACACGCTGCCCGGGGGGAGACGAGGCCCGTACACACACCTGTCTCCATCCTGTCATGCTGCACGGGAGTCAAGTTCACGTCTGTCCCACGGCCCCCACCCCGGAGCTCCTGGATAG